A region from the Beduinella massiliensis genome encodes:
- a CDS encoding CapA family protein: MKRVFAILFACLFAFALPSFCYASGFGLQYIAGDELPEEPADGGFSPYEEDGSILVTISATGDVTIGGDVRKSGKSIFDKQLAKQDEDITFPFRNVKDIFNADDLTIVNFEGTLTTAPVGKDKKNNSFVFSAPPEYAAMFEGSGIEAVSLENNHVMDHGEQGYSDTCEALQGAGVLYSGHLGSSVFTTETGIKIGMLSYQTFNGKYPEIYENMPKDIQTLRDDGCQIVIVSYHWGEEKDYAPNERQVPLGRATIDAGADLVLGHHSHRINPIEYYKGKYICYSLGNFSFAGNEKPSDMDTYIFQQRIRVRPDGTVEDAGMRIIPCRISSIQKSNDFMPTPFEEGGEDALRIAKKLVDLGKKLDYALDEYPLAWE, encoded by the coding sequence ATGAAACGTGTCTTCGCCATCCTTTTCGCCTGCCTCTTCGCCTTCGCCCTTCCATCCTTCTGTTACGCCTCCGGCTTCGGCCTGCAATACATCGCCGGGGACGAGCTGCCGGAGGAGCCGGCGGACGGCGGCTTTTCGCCCTATGAGGAAGACGGCAGCATCCTCGTCACCATCAGCGCGACGGGCGACGTCACCATCGGCGGCGACGTGCGCAAGAGCGGAAAGAGCATCTTCGACAAGCAGCTCGCCAAGCAGGATGAGGACATCACCTTCCCCTTTCGGAACGTAAAAGACATTTTCAACGCCGACGACCTCACGATCGTCAACTTTGAGGGCACCCTGACCACCGCGCCTGTGGGCAAGGACAAGAAGAACAATTCCTTCGTCTTCTCCGCCCCGCCGGAATACGCGGCGATGTTCGAGGGCAGCGGCATCGAAGCCGTATCGCTGGAAAACAACCACGTGATGGACCACGGCGAGCAGGGCTATTCGGACACCTGCGAGGCGCTTCAGGGCGCGGGCGTGCTTTACAGCGGGCATCTGGGCTCCAGCGTCTTTACGACGGAAACGGGCATCAAGATCGGCATGCTCAGCTATCAGACGTTCAACGGCAAGTACCCGGAGATCTACGAAAACATGCCGAAGGACATTCAGACGCTTCGCGACGACGGCTGCCAAATCGTCATCGTGAGCTATCATTGGGGCGAGGAGAAGGACTACGCGCCCAACGAGCGCCAGGTCCCCCTTGGACGCGCGACCATCGACGCGGGCGCGGACCTCGTGCTGGGGCACCACAGCCACCGGATCAATCCCATCGAATACTACAAGGGCAAGTACATCTGCTATTCGCTGGGCAACTTTTCGTTCGCGGGCAACGAAAAGCCCTCCGATATGGACACCTACATCTTTCAGCAGCGCATCCGGGTGAGGCCCGACGGTACGGTAGAGGACGCGGGCATGCGCATCATTCCCTGCCGCATCAGCTCGATCCAGAAGTCCAACGACTTCATGCCGACCCCCTTCGAGGAGGGCGGCGAGGACGCCCTGCGCATCGCGAAAAAGCTGGTCGATCTGGGCAAGAAGCTGGACTACGCGCTGGACGAATACCCGCTCGCCTGGGAATGA
- a CDS encoding glycosyltransferase, which produces MPTATKSRYLVLIPAYKPDERLVTLVETLIVRGLHVLVVDDGGQEKFLHIFTRCEQAGAAVTRHAVNMGKGRALKTGLNEILLRYPDVLGVVTADADGQHTPDDIERVIAAMAEHPRALVLGSRAFTGNVPFKSRAGNAITRVVYHLASGIRVHDTQTGLRGLPADSLCAMARIDGERYEYEMNVLLKLREMNMPVVEIPIETIYIDDNKGSHFNPVRDAWRIYRVIFRFIFSSAASFLIDYGLYLLLYPIFLRMLPPGWAVGCSYGGARVVSSLFNYHLNKHTVFGGLGGRSAILRYYLLAVVQLGVGAGLTALLSNVISARFAKLPIDICLFFISFIIQRDFVFKNKEKNESAKSSAKS; this is translated from the coding sequence ATGCCAACGGCAACAAAGAGCCGCTATCTGGTGCTCATCCCCGCGTACAAGCCGGATGAGCGCCTCGTCACCCTGGTAGAAACGCTGATCGTCCGTGGGCTGCACGTGCTGGTCGTGGACGACGGCGGCCAGGAAAAATTCCTGCACATTTTCACGCGCTGCGAGCAGGCGGGCGCGGCCGTCACGCGCCACGCAGTCAACATGGGCAAGGGACGCGCGCTCAAGACAGGTCTCAACGAAATCTTGCTACGCTACCCGGACGTCCTGGGCGTGGTCACCGCCGACGCGGACGGTCAGCACACGCCGGACGACATCGAAAGGGTCATCGCCGCGATGGCGGAGCATCCGCGCGCGCTCGTGCTCGGCTCCCGCGCCTTTACGGGCAATGTGCCCTTCAAGAGCCGCGCGGGCAATGCGATTACCCGCGTCGTGTATCACCTGGCGAGCGGCATCCGCGTACACGACACGCAGACGGGCCTTCGCGGCCTTCCCGCCGATTCCCTGTGCGCGATGGCGCGCATCGACGGCGAACGCTATGAGTACGAGATGAACGTGCTGCTCAAGCTGCGCGAGATGAACATGCCCGTCGTCGAGATTCCGATCGAGACGATCTACATCGACGACAACAAGGGCTCGCACTTCAACCCCGTGCGGGACGCCTGGCGCATCTATCGGGTCATCTTCCGCTTTATCTTTTCCTCCGCCGCGTCGTTCCTGATCGACTACGGCCTCTACCTGCTGCTCTATCCGATCTTCTTGCGCATGCTGCCGCCGGGCTGGGCGGTGGGGTGCAGCTACGGCGGGGCGCGCGTCGTCTCTTCGCTTTTCAACTACCACCTCAACAAGCACACGGTCTTCGGCGGGCTCGGCGGGCGCAGCGCGATCCTGCGCTATTACCTGCTCGCGGTCGTTCAGCTCGGCGTCGGCGCGGGCCTGACGGCGCTGCTCTCGAACGTCATATCCGCACGGTTCGCCAAGCTGCCCATCGACATCTGCCTGTTCTTCATCAGCTTTATCATTCAGCGGGATTTTGTTTTCAAAAATAAAGAAAAAAATGAATCCGCGAAGTCTTCTGCGAAGTCTTAA